GTTCCAGCTGAGCAACGCCGCGATCTTCACGGTCGTCCTGCTCGGCGCGATCCCCTCGATCGTCAACGGGCTGCTCGCCGGCGTCGACCAGGTCCCGCCGCTGGTCCTGCGCGTCGGGCAGGTCCTCGGTGCGAGCGGGTGGACCCGGATCCGGTACGTGCTGCTCCCCGGTGCGCTCCCCGGGTTCCTCGCCGGGCTGAAGCAGGGGTGGGCGTTCGCGTGGCGCTCCCTGATGGCCGCCGAGCTGATCTCGTCCTCCCCGCAGCTCGGCACGGGCCTCGGCCAGCTGCTCGACCTGGGCCGTCAGACCAACGACATGTCGCTGGTCATCGCCTCAATCCTGCTGATCTTCGCGGTCGGCATGGCGATCGAGCTCGCCGTGTTCGGTCCGCTCGAGCGGAAGGTGCTGCGCGCGCGCGGCCTGACCGGTACGAGCGGGCGGTGACGTGCCATGAGTGAGATCGCAGCCGGCCCGATCCGCCACCCGGTGCTGCTCGACCTGCACGGCCGTGGCGTCGTCGTGGTCGGCGGCGGCGTGGTGGCCACCCGTCGGACCATCAACCTGCTCGACGCCGGTGCGGTGGTGCGCGTGGTCTCGCCCGTCCTGAGCGACGACCTCGCCGCGCTCGCCCGTTCGGGCGCGCTGGAGCACGTGGCGCGGGGCTACGTCCGGGGAGACCTCGACGGAGCATGGCTCGTGCACACCGCGACGGGACATCCGGCGACGGACGACGCGGTCGCCGACGACGCCGACGCCGCCCGCATCTGGTGCATCCGGACCGGCGACCCGTCGGCCTCGAGCGCCTGGTCGTCCGCGGTCGCGCGTTCGGGGGACGTCACGGTCGCGGTCAACGCCGGGGGCGACCCGCGACGCGCCGCGGCGATCCGGTCGGCCGTCGCGACGCTGCTCGACACGGGCGAGCTGCCGATCCGCCGCCGCCGGCCCGGGCCCGGATCGGTCGCGCTCGTCGGTGGAGGCCCCGGCGACCCCGGCCTCATCACCGCCCGTGGTCGGCGCCTTCTCGCGCAGGCGGACGTCGTCGTCGTGGACCGGCTCGCCCCCCGCGAGCTGCTCGCCGGCCTGGACGACGACGTCGAGGTCATCGAGGCCGGCAAGTCGCCGGACGCGCACACGATCACCCAGGACGAGATCAACGCCGTCCTCGTCGACCGCGCGCAGGCCGGCCACCGGGTCGTGCGGCTCAAGGGCGGCGACCCGTTCGTGCTCGGACGTGGCGGCGAGGAGCTGCTGGCGTGCCTGGCCGCCGGGGTCGAGGTCGAGGTCGTCCCGGGCGTCACGAGCGCGTTCGCCGTCCCCGCGGCCGCGGGCATCCCCGTCACGCACCGGAACGTGTCCCGCCAGGTGACCGTCGTCTCGGCGCACGACGCGGCGCCGGACTGGCCCGCGCTCGCCCGCCTCGACGGCACGCTCGTGCTCCTCATGGGGGTCACCCGGTTGAAGCAGCACGCGGCGCGACTCATCGAGCTCGGGCGCGTGGCCTCGACGCCGGTGGCGGTCATCGAGCGCGGCACCACGCCGGACCAGCGCACCACCATCGGCACCCTCGCGGACATCGCCGAGCTCGCCGCGGCCCGTGCCGTCCGCTCCCCCGCCGTCGTCGTCGTCGGCCCGGTCGTCGCCCTCGCGGAGTCCCTCGCCGGCACCTACCGCACCCCGTCCTGACCCGCATCTCGGCCACCCGGCGGCACCCGCGGCCGGCGGCTAGCCTGACCCGCATGGCAACGAGCCGCCCCGTACCGACCCTCGACGTCCTGCTGCCGCCCGGGCGCGAGGCCATCGGCCCCGACCCGGCCGAGGAGTCCCTGGAGGCGCTCTACGCGCATCCCGCCCCGCGCGCCGGGCGTTCCGCGTGGGTCCGGGCCAACATGGTCGCCACGGTCGACGGCGGAGCCACGGGTCCCGACCACGTCTCCGGGTCGATCAACAACGCCGCCGACCACCGCGTGTTCGACGTGCTGCGGGCCGCGGCCGACGTGGTGCTGATCGGCGCCGGGACCGCCCGCGCGGAGCGGTACCGATCCCTGCGCATGCCCGCCGCCCTCGCCGCCGCACGGGCCGTCCGCGGGCAGTCCGCCCGGCTCGAGCTCGCCGTCGTGTCCGCGTCGGGAGTCCTGCCGCCCGAGCTGCTCACGGGCGACGACCTCCCGATCGTCCTGACCGTGTACTCGAGCCCCGCTCTGGCCGGTCTGCGTGAGCGGCTGGGTGCCGACCGGGTCATCGAGGCCGGCGACGCCGAGGTCGACCTCGGGCGCGGCCTCGACGCGCTGGCGGCGCGGGGCCTCGTGCGCGTCCTCACGGAGGGCGGCCCGCACCTCCTCGCGCAGCTCGTCGCGATCGACGTGGTCGATGACCTGTGCCTGACGACGAGCGCCCTGCTCGTCGGCGGCCCGGCCGCTCGCATCCTGGACACCCCTGCCTGGCTCGCGCCGCCGCGCCCGGCGACTCTCGCCCACCTGCTCCACAGCGACGGCGTGCTCCTGGCCCGCTGGCTGCTCGGTGCGCAGCCCATCACCGACGGCGGCACTAGGCTCACCCCGTGACCGACACGATCCTGGTCCTCACCGAGGACACGCTCGCTTCCGCAGACGTCGCCAACCTGGTGTCCCTGCACCCCGACGAGACGCTCGTCTACCGGGTCCTCGTGCCCGCCGACACGTCGCGCAACCTTCTCGTGTCGCTCGTCGACCAGCTGAGCCTGGGCGAGCTGCGCGACGCGCTCGCCACCGTGCTCCGCCGCGAGCCGGTGCCGACGCAGGCCAAGGCCACGGCTGCCGACCAGCTGGCCGAGAGCCTGTCGGCGTTCACCGAGGCGGGACGCACGGCCACGGGCGAGATCGTCGCCGACGACCCGCTCCCGGCGCTGCGTGCCGCTGTCGCGGCCGGCGGGGTTCGCGAGGTCGCCGTCGTGACGTACCCGCACGCGGTCGAGGACACGTTCCACACCGACTGGGCGTCGCGCGCCCGTGAGGTGCTCCAGGTGCCGGTGCTGCACCTGTACGCGGGGACCAGCGAGCTCGGCTGACCCCGCAGTCCGCGTCCGCCGGACGCGCAGCCCGGGTCGGTCGGGTCGACCTCAGAACCCCGTCGACGTGACCTCGGGGTAGTACCGCCGGAACTTGCGGACCTGGTTGAGCAGAGCCGCCGTGACGTACGCGCGGCGCCGCGGGAGCGCGTCGTGCCGGTACTGCAGCGGGTGCACCACGGCGCGCGCACGGATCAGCCCGCGCACCTTCGCGGCCAGCGCCGGGTCCAGGACGTACCGGAGCAGCAGCCGGTGCGGAAGGATCGAGTAGAGGACCTCGCGATCCACGACGACGGGCTCGACGGCGAGCCCCTCGACCCGGTCCTCGATGAGGAACCGGGTCGGGTTCGCACCGGCGGCCGTCACGTAGTAGTTGTTGCGACCGATGCGCGGGTTGACCTCGAAGAAGCGGAACGACCCGTCCCGCGGGTCGACCTTCACGTCGAAGTTGGCGAAGCCGATGTAGCCCGTCGCGGCGAGGAACGCCCGCGCCTGGTCGAGCATCGGGTCGATGCGGGTCGTGATCATCGCGGCCGGGTTCCCGAGACCTGACGGGGTGTGCTCCTCGAGCAGCACGTGCGCCGAGCAGAGGAGCGTCGCCACGCCACGGCTGTCGACGTAGGCGGTGATGGACCGCATCTGCGTGTCGTCGCCGGGGATCAGCTCCTGGACCACGAACCTGCCACGGAACCCGGCGCCTGCGAGCGAGGCCCACAGCGCGTCGAGCTCGGCAGCGTCGGAGATCTCGAAGACCTTTTTCTTGCCGACGAACTCGACGCCCTGGTAGTCGGCGCTGCTCGCCGCCTTGGCGATCAGCGGGTACGCGATGTCGACCGGGTCAGGGGCCCACCCGGGCTCGCCCGCACCGGCGAAGTCCTGGACGAGGGTCCGCGGCACGCTGATCCCGAGGTCGACCGCGATCTGGGCGAACGTCGCCTTGTCGGAGATCCGGTCGAGGACCTCCTCCGCGAGGAACGGCACGATGTAGTGGGCCTCGAGCTCGACGCGGTGCTGGACGACGACCCGCACGAGCCAGTCGGAGTTCGCCAGGAGGACGAGCGTGCGGTCCGACATCTCCTTGCCCAGCTCGACGAGCCGGTCGACGAGCTGACGCGGGTCGTGGCCGTCGGCGACGAGCGAGTTGTCGATCAGCTGGGAGTTCGCGACCGGCCCCAGGGCGGCGCCGCTGACGACGATCGAGCGCACGCCGTAGGCCTCGTGGAACGACCGGGCAAGGGCGTAGACGCCGATGTCCGCCCCGAGGATGACCGGTTGCAGCGGCCCGTTCACGCCGGGGACTCGGTCCGGTGGCCGGTCCAGTCGGTGTGGAAGGTGCCGCCGCGGTCGGTGCGCCGGTAGGTGTGGGCGCCGAAGAAGTCGCGTTGGGCCTGGATGAGGTTGGCGGGCAGCCGGTCGGCGCGCACACCGTCGTAGTAGGCGAGGGAGGAGGAGAACGCCGGGGTGGGCACCCCGTTGAGCGCCGCCTGGGAGACGGTCCGGCGCCACGCCCCGACGCCCTTGCCGACCGTCTCGACGAAGTACTCGTCCGCGAGCAGCAGGGCCAGGCCGCTGTCACGCTCGTACGCCTCGGTGATCCGGTTGAGGAACCGGGCCCGGATGATGCAGCCCCCACGCCAGATCCGGGCCATCGCCCCGCGGTCGATGGCCCACCCGAACTGCGCCGACGCGGCCGCGATCTGGTCGAAGCCCTGGGAGTAGGCCACGACCTTCGAGGCCAGCAGCGCCAGGCGCACGTCCTCGATGAACGCGTCCCGGTCGGTCACGTCCCACGTCCCGGCATGACCCTCCAGCGCCCGCACCCCCGCCGCGCGCTGGGGCACCGACCCGGACAGGGCCCGGGCGAACGTCGCCTCCGCGATCCCGGTGATCGGCACCCCCAGGTCCAGGGCGTTCTGCACCGTCCAACGCCCCGTGCCCTTCTGCTCGGCCTGATCCAGGACCACGTCCACGAACGCCTGCCCGGTCTCGGCGTCGGTGTGCGCCAGCACGTCGGCGGTGATCTCGATCAGGAACGACTCCAGCTCACCACCGTTCCAGTCCCGGAAGATCTCCGCGATCTGCGCCGCCGAGGCGCCCAGGCCCTGGCGCAGCAGGTCGTACGCCTCAGCGATGAGCTGCATGTCGGCGTACTCGATGCCGTTGTGCACCATCTTCACGAAGTGCCCGGCACCGTCGGGCCCCACATACGTGCAGCACGGCACCCCGTCGACCTTCGCCGCGATGTCCTCCAAGATCGGGCCCAGGACCGCGTAGGACTCGGGCGACCCCCCGGGCATGATCGACGGGCCCAGCAGCGCACCCTCCTCACCACCCGAGACCCCCGACCCCACGAAGTGCAGGCCATGGGCCTTGAGCTCCCGCTCCCGGCGGACCGTGTCCGGGAAGTGCGCGTTGCCCGCATCGATCACGATGTCACCCGCGTCCAGCAACGGGACCAGCTCACCGATCACCGCGTCCGTGGGCCCCCCGGCCTTGACCATGACGATCACCTTGCGCGGCCGCTCCAACGAGGCCACGAAGTCCGCCATCGACTCCGACGCCACGAACGCGCCCTCCCCACCATGATCCGCGACCAACGACGCCGTCTTCGCGAACGACCTGTTGTGCACCGCCGTCACATACCCGTGCCGCGCCAGATTCCGCGCCAAGTTACGACCCATCACCGCCAGACCCGTCACACCGATCTGAGCCGTTCCCACGGGGGCGCTAGGTGTGGTCATGAGGGGTGCTCCTTCGTGCGGGCTCGCGTCGTCGAGCCGGCGGCTGGGTTCAGCGACCAGCCTAACGGCGCAGGCGACACGACGACGCGGCGTGCCGGACCGCAAGACTGTCGCAGCTCGCACGTACGCTCGCCGATGTGATCCCCGCCGGACCCGACGATGCACCGCCCGCCTTCGTCCGCGCGCTGCGATCGCTGCGAGACGTGCAGCTGCGACCCGAGATCCACCTCGAGGAGGTCCCGGGCCCGGCCCGGATCGCCCCGTACACCGCCGCTCTCGCCGCGGAGGTCCGGGCGAACGCCCGCGACATCGAGGCCGACGACCTGGCGTCCGGACGCTTCGTCGTCCTGCACGACCCGGCCGGTCAGGAGGCCTGGGACGGGACGTTCCGCCTCGTGACCCTCGTGCGGGCGTCCCTCGAGGCCGAGGTCGGCTCGGACCCGATGCTCGGAGAGGTTGCCTGGAGCTGGTTCGTCGACGCGCTGGCCGAGTCGGGCCTGGACGCGCACGCCGCCGGCGGGACCATCACGCGCGTGCTGTCGCAGAGCTTCGGTGCGCTCGACAGGCGCCCTGAGCAGGTCGACCTCGAGATCCGCGCGAGCTGGACCGCTCGCGACGAGAACCTCCAGCCGCACCTTCAGGCGTGGGCCGTTCTGCTGTGCACCGCCGCGGGTCTCCCCCCGCTTCCGGCGGGAGTCGTTCCCCTCCCGCGCCGCCGCTGACGGGGTCGTCTCGTCACCCGTCGCCCCGCGCGCGTCATCGCAGGTCCACCCGCTGCGCGGTCAATACCGCGAGGTCCTGACCTCAAGGTGCTCCGCGGCGCTGCCGATGCCATGGCATGACGTTGGATCGCCGTGGGGAGGCAGCTGTGAGCACGGGAGCACTGCGCGCGCGGCCGACCACCCTCCGCGCCGTCCCGCCTGCACCGGGCAACCGCGCGTACCCCGCGAGCTCGGCCACCGCCGGCCGTGTCGTTGCGGGCGACCCCGCCGATCGCCGGGCGGTCGGCCAGATGTGCGTCGTGGTCACCAACCTCGCCGACGGTGACGGGCAGATCCTGGTCCGCAACCTCCGTCGGCGCGGCACCGGCCGGGTGATCCTGCTGGCGCGTCGCGCGAGCCGACCCGAGCTCGTCGGACTGCTCACGGGCGGTCTGCGCGGCGCGATCGCCTCGGAGTCGCACGCGTCGATCCCTGTCGGCTCCCGCGGACCGTCCTTCGCGACCGAGCGGCCCGACCTCACGATGCGTGAGCTCGGAGTCCTGCGGCTCGTCGCCGACGGGTGCAGCAACCGCGCGGTCGGTGAGCACCTCGGCCTGTCGGCCCTCACGGTCAAGAGCCACCTCGCGCGCATCTCCCGCAAGCTCGGGACGGGCGACCGTGCGGCCCTCGTCGCGATCTCCATCCGGTCGGGCCTGCTCGACTGACCTCACAGATCCTGGTGCGCCCCGCGTGGCCTGCACCGATGGGCGCCGGGGTGCGCCTACCGTGGTCACCATGCTCTCCGATCGACCGGCCGACGACGGCGCAGCTGACGGCGCCGCCCTCGACCCGGCCACCGCTGCGCCCACCGAGACCGGCGCCGCGCCCGACACAGCGCCCACCGTCGTCCCCCTGACCGAGCCCGCTGAGGGCATCCCTCCGGTCGTTGACTCGCTCGAGGAGCTGGCACGGGTCGCCGCCGCCTTCGAGGCGGGGACGGGACCGGTCGCTGTCGACGCCGAGCGCGCGTCGGGATACCGCTACGGGCAGCACACGTACCTGGTCCAGCTCCGCCGCGAAGGCGCCGGGACCGCTCTGGTCGACCCGATCGCCCTGCCCGACCTGTCGATCCTCTCGGATGCGCTCGTGGGCGTCGAGTGGGTGCTGCACGCGGCATCCCAGGACCTCCCTGGCCTGCTGGAGCAGAACCTGCGTCCGTCGCGCATCTTCGACACCGAGCTCGGCGCCCGTCTGCTGGGGCTCGAGCGGGTCGGACTGGCCGCGGTCGTCGCTGAGCTGCTCGGGCTCGGCCTCGCCAAGGAGCACTCGGCGGTCGACTGGTCCACCCGGCCGCTCCCGGAGCAGTGGTTGCGCTACGCCGCCCTCGACGTCGAGGTCCTCGTCGAGCTGCGCGAGATCATCGCTGAGCGGCTCGCTGTCGCGGGCAAGGCCGAGTGGGCGGCTCAGGAGTTCGAGGCCGTCCGGACGGCGCCCCCGGCGACGCCGCGGGTCGAGCCGTGGCGCCGGGTGTCCGGCCTGCACGCGATCCATGACGCACGGCGGCTCGCCGTCGTCCGCGAGCTGTGGACGACGCGCGAGGAGAACGCGCGCCAACGTGACATCTCGCCGGGACGCGTCCTGCCCGACCACGCGATCCTCGCCGCCGCGCAGGCGCTGCCCCGGTCGGTGCCGCAGCTCGTCGCCCTGCCGGCGTTCTCCGGCAAGGGGACCCGCCGCCGGGCCGCGCTGTGGCAGCACGCGATCGACGAGGGCCTTGCCCTCCCCGACTCCGAGCTGCCGTCGGTACGCGGCCCGCGGTCCGACGCTCCGCCTCCGCCGCGCGCCTGGCCCGACCGGGACCCGGCTGCCGCAGCCCGGCTCGCCGCAGCCCGCGACGCTGTCGCGACGCTGTCGGCCGAGGTCGAGGTGCCCGCCGAGAACCTGCTGCAGCCCGACCTGCTGCGCCGGCTGTGCTGGACGCCGCCGTCGCCGCTCGACGCCTCGTCCATCGAGGCCTTCCTGCGCGCCGGCGGTGCCCGGCAGTGGCAGGTCGACGTCGTGACGCCTCGGCTGGTCGCTGCGTTCGCCACAGCCGCTGCGGCTGCCGCCGCCGACTGAGCGGGCGACCGCTCGTGCCCGCTCGCCGGGCAGCCCGCAACCCGGCTGGAACTGCTGACCGGACACCTCGCCCGAGCGGGTCGCGCCCTGTTACTCTTCGGTAACTTCGGCTGACAAGGGACTTAGGTCCGGGTACGGTCAGCCGACCTAGGCCCGCCCGTCGGGCCGCGAGGACACCGTCGTCCCTGCTCCCTGGAGGTCCGATGCCGAGCGCATCCCCCCGCACCGTCCGCCCTGTCGTCTTCGTCGAGGGCGTGCGCACGCCGTTCGGTCGCGCCCGGCCCGACGGCCTCTACGCAGGCACGCGGGCCGACGACCTCGCCGTCAAGGCCGTCCGCGAGCTCCTGCGCCGTCATCCCGAGCTGCCGCCCGAGCGGATCGACGAGGTC
The Cellulomonas sp. WB94 genome window above contains:
- a CDS encoding DUF3000 domain-containing protein produces the protein MIPAGPDDAPPAFVRALRSLRDVQLRPEIHLEEVPGPARIAPYTAALAAEVRANARDIEADDLASGRFVVLHDPAGQEAWDGTFRLVTLVRASLEAEVGSDPMLGEVAWSWFVDALAESGLDAHAAGGTITRVLSQSFGALDRRPEQVDLEIRASWTARDENLQPHLQAWAVLLCTAAGLPPLPAGVVPLPRRR
- a CDS encoding HRDC domain-containing protein, translating into MLSDRPADDGAADGAALDPATAAPTETGAAPDTAPTVVPLTEPAEGIPPVVDSLEELARVAAAFEAGTGPVAVDAERASGYRYGQHTYLVQLRREGAGTALVDPIALPDLSILSDALVGVEWVLHAASQDLPGLLEQNLRPSRIFDTELGARLLGLERVGLAAVVAELLGLGLAKEHSAVDWSTRPLPEQWLRYAALDVEVLVELREIIAERLAVAGKAEWAAQEFEAVRTAPPATPRVEPWRRVSGLHAIHDARRLAVVRELWTTREENARQRDISPGRVLPDHAILAAAQALPRSVPQLVALPAFSGKGTRRRAALWQHAIDEGLALPDSELPSVRGPRSDAPPPPRAWPDRDPAAAARLAAARDAVATLSAEVEVPAENLLQPDLLRRLCWTPPSPLDASSIEAFLRAGGARQWQVDVVTPRLVAAFATAAAAAAAD
- a CDS encoding dihydrofolate reductase family protein, translated to MATSRPVPTLDVLLPPGREAIGPDPAEESLEALYAHPAPRAGRSAWVRANMVATVDGGATGPDHVSGSINNAADHRVFDVLRAAADVVLIGAGTARAERYRSLRMPAALAAARAVRGQSARLELAVVSASGVLPPELLTGDDLPIVLTVYSSPALAGLRERLGADRVIEAGDAEVDLGRGLDALAARGLVRVLTEGGPHLLAQLVAIDVVDDLCLTTSALLVGGPAARILDTPAWLAPPRPATLAHLLHSDGVLLARWLLGAQPITDGGTRLTP
- the cobA gene encoding uroporphyrinogen-III C-methyltransferase produces the protein MSEIAAGPIRHPVLLDLHGRGVVVVGGGVVATRRTINLLDAGAVVRVVSPVLSDDLAALARSGALEHVARGYVRGDLDGAWLVHTATGHPATDDAVADDADAARIWCIRTGDPSASSAWSSAVARSGDVTVAVNAGGDPRRAAAIRSAVATLLDTGELPIRRRRPGPGSVALVGGGPGDPGLITARGRRLLAQADVVVVDRLAPRELLAGLDDDVEVIEAGKSPDAHTITQDEINAVLVDRAQAGHRVVRLKGGDPFVLGRGGEELLACLAAGVEVEVVPGVTSAFAVPAAAGIPVTHRNVSRQVTVVSAHDAAPDWPALARLDGTLVLLMGVTRLKQHAARLIELGRVASTPVAVIERGTTPDQRTTIGTLADIAELAAARAVRSPAVVVVGPVVALAESLAGTYRTPS
- a CDS encoding ABC transporter permease, which encodes MAADTAPSDVRALEAGLDALDSLVTPVPASRTRAAWRAFWPTATAVVVFGAVWQAVALAGLKPSYALPSPADVWTALVVSAQDGSGVRAVGLSLERGGLGFAISVVVGVLLGTAMATVPLLRRALGPIVSGLQSLPSVAWVPAALIWFQLSNAAIFTVVLLGAIPSIVNGLLAGVDQVPPLVLRVGQVLGASGWTRIRYVLLPGALPGFLAGLKQGWAFAWRSLMAAELISSSPQLGTGLGQLLDLGRQTNDMSLVIASILLIFAVGMAIELAVFGPLERKVLRARGLTGTSGR
- the gndA gene encoding NADP-dependent phosphogluconate dehydrogenase → MTTPSAPVGTAQIGVTGLAVMGRNLARNLARHGYVTAVHNRSFAKTASLVADHGGEGAFVASESMADFVASLERPRKVIVMVKAGGPTDAVIGELVPLLDAGDIVIDAGNAHFPDTVRRERELKAHGLHFVGSGVSGGEEGALLGPSIMPGGSPESYAVLGPILEDIAAKVDGVPCCTYVGPDGAGHFVKMVHNGIEYADMQLIAEAYDLLRQGLGASAAQIAEIFRDWNGGELESFLIEITADVLAHTDAETGQAFVDVVLDQAEQKGTGRWTVQNALDLGVPITGIAEATFARALSGSVPQRAAGVRALEGHAGTWDVTDRDAFIEDVRLALLASKVVAYSQGFDQIAAASAQFGWAIDRGAMARIWRGGCIIRARFLNRITEAYERDSGLALLLADEYFVETVGKGVGAWRRTVSQAALNGVPTPAFSSSLAYYDGVRADRLPANLIQAQRDFFGAHTYRRTDRGGTFHTDWTGHRTESPA
- a CDS encoding LuxR C-terminal-related transcriptional regulator; translated protein: MSTGALRARPTTLRAVPPAPGNRAYPASSATAGRVVAGDPADRRAVGQMCVVVTNLADGDGQILVRNLRRRGTGRVILLARRASRPELVGLLTGGLRGAIASESHASIPVGSRGPSFATERPDLTMRELGVLRLVADGCSNRAVGEHLGLSALTVKSHLARISRKLGTGDRAALVAISIRSGLLD